The DNA sequence GCTTTTGCCGGTGTCCAGACAAGAACGATTGCAGGAAAACGGGGGGAAATGGATCCCGGCGCAATAGAAGCTGCCATACGGGGGAAAGATCAGCATTTTCCCGAAACCGGCCTGATTTGTCTGGAAAATACACATAATCGTGCTGGAGGGGCTGCTGTGTCTGTGGAAAATATGGAGGCTATCCATGCAATTGCCCGCAGGCATAAAATTCCTGTCCATATGGATGGAGCAAGGCTGTTCAATGCCGCAGCCGCACTTGAGAGGCCGGTCACTGATTTCACCCGGCATGCTGATACAGTCCAGGTATGCTTGTCCAAGGGGCTTGGAGCACCAGTCGGGTCAATCCTTGCCGGAAGCAGGGAATTTATCCAGTCTGCCCGCATCTGGAGGAAAAGACTTGGGGGAGGCATGAGGCAGGCAGGCATCATCGCGGCACCAGGGCTGATTGCACTGACGCAGATGAGGCACAGGCTTCACGAAGACCATGAGAACGCCCGGAAGCTTGCTGAGGGGATTCAAAATATAAAAGGCATTAATGTCGTCAACCAGGTAGATACAAATATCATAGTTGCAGACGTAAAGGAACTGGGCCTGAGCTCAGAGCAGTTTGTAGAAAGGCTGGAGAAGGAAGGAGTTCGCGCAGTTACTTTCGGGCCATCTTCGGTGAGGTTCACCACTCATTTCGATGTGTCTGCCAGTGATATAGAAAAGGCGCTGGATGCTGTCAGCAGGACGGCAGCGGGGCATGTGTCTGCGCTGTAAAATTTGAATTAGCATCAGGACCGGTGTTCTCTGATTAGGGAGGGCACCGGTTTTTAGTGTTGATTTTGGAATTTATTGTAAGGAGGAAAAATTATAACAGTTTTTAGGGAGAATCATTGAGATTTTAGGTAAAATCTTTCGAATTTTATGTAGAATAAAGCAGAATTCAGGCAGAATGACCATATTCGCCGTTTGATAAAACAGTAATTCATATAGAATCGCCTCTTCTTCACAAAAATTCATGCTGAATTCCTCCTAATCTATCCCAGCAAAACCAAAACAGCTGAAATCTAATAAAATACAGGTTTGACATCGTACATTTCACTGTATATAATACTGAAAAATAACTGAAACAATGAAGGGGATCAGTAAACAGTCTATGTCTATCCAAGAGAGGGAGCCGGCGGTGGGAGGCTTCTATAGACAGCTGCCGAACCTGCCCCGGAGTTCGCTGCCGGATACTTGAAGGCAGCAGCGGCACATGCCGTTATCATGAAGAGAGTATAAAGCCTTGCTTTATAAATTAGGGTGGTACCGCCATGATCTGGTCCCTATTTTATAAATCGGGGCTTTTTTATTTTTCCAGCAGAATGCCGGCGCTTCTGCACTCTTCAAGAAGCTTCAGCAGCTCTTTCCCTGGCCGGGATGAGAGCTGATGCGTTTATCGTTTCACACTTAATCAGAATATGGGGTGCAATCATGGCAAAGGAATTTGTAAAAGAAATTACGGCAATGGAA is a window from the Bacillus infantis NRRL B-14911 genome containing:
- a CDS encoding threonine aldolase family protein, whose protein sequence is MIDLRSDTVTKPTEEMRKAAYEAEVGDDVYAEDPSIIKLEESAADILGKEAALLVTSGTQGNQAAILTHTRPGNEILLEAESHIFYYESGAASAFAGVQTRTIAGKRGEMDPGAIEAAIRGKDQHFPETGLICLENTHNRAGGAAVSVENMEAIHAIARRHKIPVHMDGARLFNAAAALERPVTDFTRHADTVQVCLSKGLGAPVGSILAGSREFIQSARIWRKRLGGGMRQAGIIAAPGLIALTQMRHRLHEDHENARKLAEGIQNIKGINVVNQVDTNIIVADVKELGLSSEQFVERLEKEGVRAVTFGPSSVRFTTHFDVSASDIEKALDAVSRTAAGHVSAL